A genome region from Fibrobacter sp. UWB11 includes the following:
- a CDS encoding type IV pilin protein, with product MKKQGFTLIELMVVIVIMGILAAVAVPKLFGMIAKSKASEVGPAAGTYVKLQQAYFSEANMAGGWQLIGYMAPGNNS from the coding sequence ATGAAGAAGCAAGGTTTTACCCTTATTGAATTGATGGTCGTGATTGTTATCATGGGCATCCTCGCCGCAGTCGCAGTTCCGAAACTCTTCGGTATGATTGCTAAGTCCAAGGCATCTGAAGTCGGTCCGGCAGCTGGAACCTACGTGAAGTTGCAGCAGGCATACTTCTCTGAAGCAAACATGGCTGGTGGCTGGCAGTTGATCGGTTACATGGCTCCGGGTAACAATAGCG